The following nucleotide sequence is from Mangifera indica cultivar Alphonso chromosome 1, CATAS_Mindica_2.1, whole genome shotgun sequence.
AGGATGGTTTAGGCTCTGTTTTGATGAacctatatttattttatatgtaatctAAAATTAAGCTTGTATTGTGATGAAAGCTTATTTGTAATCAATCTCATTGTATACATTGTTTcagataaataaatacaaaattctaTTAGTAATAGCTGTGATACATGCTCTGTTACATTGTCTCAATCACTTACAATATTCATTATTGGTGTTGGAGTTGACTGGACACTGAACCGCTGAATGTTGGAAGAATCTAGCACTGAAAGGTAGCTGCAGAGGAGAGGAGGAGCTGACTTCTGGAATCTTTAATTTGTAGAATATAGGAGTGCAGGGTCAGGTAAtcatcaattggtatcagaacACAAATTCTGAGAATGGAACAAATCGACATAATCAAAGACAGTGGAAGATTGTGGGTTGTCCAATGACTCACAAACTGAAAATCCGAGAACTAAGGGCGAACGGAATGTACCTGCATTGTGAAGACAAAGAGGACTTGTACCATGATTGTAAATGCAAGTCTTGGGGAATTCTCATAGTGGAGGAAGACAATCCAGATGATGAAGGCATCCTAATCATATTTAAtggaaaggaaaataaaatgaaagaagatgAAAGGAAGAAATCACAGTCTGCCGCTATGTTTGACGatgaaacaaagaaagaaaaggaagaagaaacgGTGGCCGCTGGTGGAAAAGAACGAGAAAAAAGTGAGTACTAAAAACCTTACCCGGTTCTTATCCAACCCACAGACCCGATCCGATCCAAATATCATACCCAATAAATCAGACCCAACCAGCATAAACCAAATATTGGCCCAATACCCAACCCAATTTTTAATTAACCCTTCCACCAATCCAACCAAAATATATGACCAGGCCCAAATAACCCTTTTACATGCACCCACCCCATTTCCAATGACTTATCAACAAGCCCAACGCAAATTAAGCTCTCTAATCACCCTCTAAATCTTATAATACCCttgttaattataaatcaatacaAAAACAATACAAGATGCAACATTCTTAGTTAAGAGCAATGTTGTTATTTGAACGCAACATACAGTAAAATTCTTGATGAAGTTAAGAGTAAGTAGATGAAATAACTGATGCTCCTTTACATTTATACCAGTGAGCATGAGAGAGTGTTGCCTGGAATAGgcatttttttaacattattacgcatcaatttgtatacaaaatttgTGCATTTAGCATCCTTCTAAAAACTTTGGCCCGGGTCACTGAACTTAttggtttttaaatatttctaatttttctttttctttcaagcGAATTTATCAAAAAGTAGAAAATACCATACAACTTCATCAGCATGTCTTAAAAACTATACAAGAAATgttatgtatacccactttTGATACACACTTTACATATACAGTGATGTGTTATATAATTTGGCAATTTTGAAATATGTGGTACCAAGTGATAAAAaaacactcaattacatgatgacatattatcggTGGAcataaattgtataccaaaaatggatacacatagttaTATTGAAAccataaatacattaaaaagttGCGTGTTTCCAGTCTCACCCCAACAAAATCCCTaaaggggtgtttggtttgagtaatgtttgattactaaaataaaaagattaccttgaagataaattacttagaagattactgggtataaatgattactatgtttgataaaatttgataagtataaataattattgtgtttggttaaaggtaataaaagattactagtaaaatattttacttaaatgctcttaaatataattatttttaaatattttttatattatttatcatattaattaaaaataaatttatttttatctcaaaaaattaataaataataatttttctataataaactcaagattgccccagtaatatttaaatacctaaggtgaaggtggtaatcagattaccacctatattacctgtcacgtcagcattggtaatagaagattactgtaatattttattactgacaaaccaaacaagggaataaaagatagattaccaaggtactcttaaaaacctttaaccaaatgCAACCTAAATGAAATCCGAACCACCAGGGAAGTGCTCCAGGTCTGGATGATTCCCACCGCCCCGCCTTGGAGGATTCCTGCAAGCAAAAGAAGGCAGAAAATGTCAAATTTCCAACGCTTTGTTGATGAGGCATGCCTAAAACCTTATTAAAATAATCCTCAAAAGTcgaatgatttaaaaaaaaaaaaagacaaaaaaacaaaaacaacacatTGCAAACTACAATTATAACATATTCTATCTAATGTACCTAGCAAATCTGTTGGGCTCAAAGCCAGGAACACCTGGTGGGCCATAGGGATCGAAACGAGCACCTGGAGGAACACCCCTGCAACAACACCAAAATTCGACAAAAAGTTAGAGCCTAAGCATAAGTGGAAGATatgaaatagataaaattttagaactcACGGTTGTCCTCCAAGGAAGCCTGGCTGTCCACCAATTCCTCCACCAAACCAGCGAGGATCATTTGGTCCTGTATCCACAGATTAAAAGTTAACGAATTGGTGGCCTTGTCATGAACTTAAGTACAGAAAGTTTACAAAACATGACCAGTTGTACAAACCTATAAGCATGCTGCCACCAGTGCCAGGATCCCTCCTGAAAGGCagttaaaatagatatatagttATGATACAACTGATATGAAAAAGCAATGACCGATAAAAGTAATTGATTTGGGATAGTTCAGTACCTTGGGTACATTCCAGCACCAGACCCAGGAAAAAGATCACTAATACCACCTGGATCAACTGGAGGAAGTACAACTCTACAGAACAAACCACAAAGCACTAAGTAAGGGGGTAGTTGAAGAATGAATTACCCAATAAAACGGGGATAAGTTCCATGTAATGGAAATTCAATTACTCAATTCCAATCTGTAGAAAACAATTGTCTGGAAATCTGATAGGTGACAAAATAAGCATTCATTGTGATACAATCAATGGTGCAACCACTTTTTATTTAAGGGTTTCGAACTTAacgagaaaaagaaagatgccATTGCAAATTACCGAGCTAACAAAGTAACAACATGGAATGCACAGTTCCTAAACAAAAAGGTAATTGACATTCCACTTCATAGACTAAATAGCAGATTGATTTGGTTTGGTGGGTCAATCTTGAATATCATTAGGACAAGGTACGTGTGCAAAGCAGTAAGAAGCACTACTGTCACTATCTTTCCAGAGCATGATAACCAAATTACAAAATAGTATTGGAAACTTTATCTTTTGAAAGTAGAAAAAGAAACAATATGACACAATAAGCATAACATCTTTAAGTTTGATATATGAAACTTTTATTGCTTACTATAAAGTGTGTGAACTTGCTAAATGTAATTGTAGGCACACGAACCTAATAGGTCCATTGCCTGAGGTCACAGATGTTGGCAATATGCCTCAACAAAATAGTAAGCAAAACTTATGATCACTCCTCCTATGCCAGTCTAATCACCAACTGGCTATTGACATAAGAGCTTCACTTATATCAACCACAAAGTTCTCACAACAATTTACAAAAGAATTGGATGCATCAATAGTATTACATGGTCCAAATGTGcaaatatgaaaatacataAGCAAGCTTATCACCTTCCACAATTGTTAATAGAAACAATGgcagaaaaaataattaagaagtGAAAGAAAAGAACTGAAAAAGTTTACCCTGAAGGATGAGGTTGAGGGCCTGTAGGCTCATAAATTCCAACACCACAATCATTTATATTACGCCTTGACCTCTCACCTGTTTCCAAACTGCAAAGCACAAAATCAAACTCAGTGAAACGCTGGTAAAGAAAGGCATTGTTCTTATGCATCTCTAGATTACAGGAAGGTTTAACAGTCAAATGAATAGACAACAGCTCCAATCCTCAACAAAACATAATTTCCGTTCAACCTAATAGTCCACTTTGTAAACTGATATGTACGCTAAAGCTTTGATGATAAGGCCACATTCAGAAAGAAGAAGTATAATTTCTCCAAAACTGATGGAGCAGTTGCATAATACATACTACACCAAATATCCTTCTATTGCTTTGTCTAATATTAAGTTCAACAGTTCCCATACAAccattttgtttctttatgaTTAGTAAACCCAAAATATGCTGCATATGAATGACTTGGCTAGCAAACCATGCTTTGTTCTTCATAATAAAGTATGTCCGGGCAAACAAACCTTAAAGGAATCCATCAGTCAAATTCACATAAAATGAAGAACAATGTaagcaacaacaacatcaactaTTACTGAAATCATCATGCTTCAATATTGAGCAAAATAGATCAAAACTCAATTACAATTAGCTGACCCTACCAAACTAATTTAAAGCATGAAACAGAACCCATATTACCTTGATGGTTTCGGGGAAACATTTAATTTACTCAAAATCTCAGTATCTAAAGACTTGACGAGCTTATCCAAATTCTTGAACTGCGTAGAGTAATTGGAGGTGCTGCCTTCCCCAATGTATTGCCCAACACTACCagcaacacaaaaaaattaacaataaacaaacagaaaaaaaaaatcgaattaGTAACAAATCAAGATCAGCATGAATCGTACTCAATTTCGAGATGTACGGGTTCAGAAGCCCCTTGAGCCAAGGCGTCCACGACCAGCTTGTTGCCCATCACGAGACACTTTACCAGCACTTTCTTCGAGCCTTTCTCAGggtttatatacacaaaaacgTAATTATCTTCGAGTTCATTCCAGTGATCAATTCCCACCTCATCTAAGCGACCAAAAATAAGAATGCACTTAGTAAAAACAAacgaaaaaaaaggaagaaaataaaagaaggataaattaaaaataacaaaaatgatgaGATAAAGGAAGAGATGAGTTATAACCAGTAGAGGGAGAGGTGAAGGAATCATCGGCGGAAGGGCCGGTGGCTGTCAACACGTGGCCGGAGGCGAGAAAGGAAGCGTGAACTAAGAAGGCGAGTTTATCGTGATTGTTTCTAAAGGTTGGTCTGGCGGCCCTAATCACGGCCAACACAGATTTCCCATCGGCCATAGCTAGCTTTCTGGATGATTCGGGCTCGGATCCTGGTCGGATTTTGATTGGCTTTAGAGTGTACGAGAGAAGTCTTTGAGAAATCAAAAGACGGTGAAAATCTGAGAATTTTCGCGATCAGGCTTGTTTCATTGTCTCGCTCTGGCTTTTGTAGCAAGAAAGCAAAAGATATAGCCTTGTATGATGGACCCAAAACAAGGCCCACTATAGCTTCTGGCCGTTTGAGATTGGGTTTACGTatacaataacaaatataaatttatatataaataattatatattatcatataattaaataattttaaataaataaaaatataatatttaattataaaaaaacattattcatatatataaataatactattttaaattatacatataaattattactagaAAGTTGATAGCTAGTTGTCCAACAACTAATTTGTCAATATGGATCTTCATCTCTTCTCTTGTCCTATAACTCTCAAGTTCCCTTCCTTGTTTGATTCATTTGAACCTTTTTCTTTAGAAGAATTTTCACTTCCTGTTGCAGCTTAGGGTGCTTCAGACA
It contains:
- the LOC123208499 gene encoding probable proteasome inhibitor; translation: MADGKSVLAVIRAARPTFRNNHDKLAFLVHASFLASGHVLTATGPSADDSFTSPSTDEVGIDHWNELEDNYVFVYINPEKGSKKVLVKCLVMGNKLVVDALAQGASEPVHLEIDVGQYIGEGSTSNYSTQFKNLDKLVKSLDTEILSKLNVSPKPSSLETGERSRRNINDCGVGIYEPTGPQPHPSGVVLPPVDPGGISDLFPGSGAGMYPRRDPGTGGSMLIGPNDPRWFGGGIGGQPGFLGGQPGVPPGARFDPYGPPGVPGFEPNRFARNPPRRGGGNHPDLEHFPGGSDFI